The Myripristis murdjan chromosome 8, fMyrMur1.1, whole genome shotgun sequence genomic sequence GCATTTCAAGTGTTTCCAGTGACAGTTGAAGAGCCTTTTGCAGTCTGatgcaaatatgaaaatgctATGTATTTTAAAACAGAAGTGTCCACATAATAGAATCAATTTATGAATCAAATGAAGCAATACGAAATGACTGTTGTCTCTTTGACAGTACCAGACAATGAACTCACTTAGATGAATGCTGACCCATTTGATAAATGCAGTGTCCATGACTACAGGGATGAAGGCAATTATCTGGATGCAaaatccatctgtccatcagtTCAAAATGTGCAACATCAGAGTGATTGAGCTAAGTGATGGAAAATTTTGATTCGGTCAtataaaggctttttttttttttttttttgcatttaaaaaaaaaaaaaaaaaaatagcacaattTATGTCTGATTTGCTTATGATTCTGTAAAATATTACAGCATTCTGCATGTTACCGAAAGTGAaacataggctgtttatattccCAGCTTCCAAATCAAGTTGTTACTCTAAGGTAGACCACAATAGGTTATAATAGAAATctaacagagaggagagattaTGTATGTGTTGGTGGGATGAGGGGTTCTCATATTTCTATAAAAGGACAGTATTCTTCACTAGACGCGATGACGCATCAGCTGCACCTGATGTAAGAGTATAAGAGCTGGCACTCGGCTCTGTTTCGGCGCATAGATGGGAACGAATCTGGGCTGGTAAGAACCTCACAGCCTCTTGCTGCCCGGAGACGTTTTAGCGAATATGGAGATGAACGCAACTGACAAGTTTTACCTTTCCGTTGATGGCATCCCCGAAACGTTCAAGTCTTGCAACGGGCATCACCAATTACGCATTACGCGCCCAGTTATGCAGAACATAACCCACTCCCCAATGCACCAGCATCGGTCCAGCTCTAGCAGTAAAGTCTCAAATATATCCAAGGCAGGGATGGGCATCATCAAAACGGTCAGAGGGCGGTGGagacaggaaaagagaggggTTGCCTGTAGATCCTCAAGCACCGGCAGTCGGCACTCATCATCTGATCGACACCTGACGAGGTCCGTGGATCTGCTGGAGCTGGGTCTGACCAAACCAAAGAACTGTCAGAGAATAGTTGTACTTGGCGCTCCAAAAGTAGGAAAAACGAACATCCTGCAGAGGTTCTTGGGAAGAGACTTTGAAGAGCGCTATGAGCCCACAGCTGAAGACTTCCACAGAAAGCTTTACCACATAGGAGGGGAGGCATACCAGGTGGACCTGCTAGACGCAGCAAGGGAGAGGAACTTCCCTGCTAAGCGGAGGTTATCCATACTAACAGGTGAG encodes the following:
- the rasd2a gene encoding GTP-binding protein Rhes, whose protein sequence is MNATDKFYLSVDGIPETFKSCNGHHQLRITRPVMQNITHSPMHQHRSSSSSKVSNISKAGMGIIKTVRGRWRQEKRGVACRSSSTGSRHSSSDRHLTRSVDLLELGLTKPKNCQRIVVLGAPKVGKTNILQRFLGRDFEERYEPTAEDFHRKLYHIGGEAYQVDLLDAARERNFPAKRRLSILTGDIFLLVFSVDNKESFKEVCELRDDIRAAKTKLMKLKDTSRVPIVICGNKVDLGAQRVVSRLEAREILGEDAAFFETSAKECTGLEGMFRALAALSGLPDQTSPLQHQTISLLAYQALCTGQRGRRGSRTPGLGAPCAAVDPLARRPSFTSDLQMVLGSSTKHKSEKCQIQ